A portion of the Acidobacteriota bacterium genome contains these proteins:
- the ftsE gene encoding cell division ATP-binding protein FtsE, with translation MILLDRVSKVYRLEPALRDISLHVAPGEFVTVTGPSGAGKTTLLQLLYREILPTSGRVIVDGLDVSRLGWREVPALRRRIGVVFQDFRLLPRRTVAENVSFVLRALGWPAGRRRDRTRRVLEWVGLAHRASDWPSSLSGGEQQRVAIARALAAEPRIVLADEPTGNLDRERSLEILGLLREIHARGTTVVLATHDPSLIDQAGGRVVRLRNGRLEEDRAA, from the coding sequence ATGATCCTCCTCGACCGCGTCAGCAAGGTCTACCGCCTCGAGCCGGCCCTTCGCGACATTTCCCTGCACGTCGCGCCGGGGGAGTTCGTGACCGTCACCGGACCCTCCGGTGCGGGGAAGACCACGCTGCTGCAGCTGTTGTACCGCGAGATCCTCCCCACCTCCGGCCGCGTGATCGTCGACGGCCTCGATGTGTCGCGGCTCGGCTGGCGCGAGGTACCGGCCCTGCGTCGCCGCATCGGGGTCGTCTTCCAGGACTTCCGCCTCTTGCCGAGGCGCACGGTCGCCGAGAACGTCTCCTTCGTGCTCCGCGCGCTCGGCTGGCCGGCGGGCCGGCGGCGCGACCGGACCCGGCGGGTGCTCGAGTGGGTCGGGCTGGCGCATCGCGCCAGCGACTGGCCGAGTTCGCTCTCGGGAGGAGAGCAGCAGAGGGTGGCGATCGCGCGCGCGCTCGCCGCGGAGCCCCGGATCGTTCTCGCCGACGAGCCGACCGGAAATCTCGACCGCGAGCGCTCTCTCGAGATCCTGGGCCTCCTGCGGGAGATCCACGCCAGGGGTACGACCGTGGTGCTGGCGACGCACGATCCATCGCTGATCGACCAGGCCGGCGGTCGCGTCGTCCGCTTGCGGAACGGCCGGCTGGAGGAGGACCGGGCCGCGTGA